AGCACGCCCGGCAGGATCTGCGGCAGCACGACGCGCCACAGCACCCGCAACGGCGAGCCGCCCAGCGACATGCCCGCCCATTCGACCTGCGGGTCGAGCTTTTGCAGCGTGGCCCACACCGACATCACCATGAAGGGCACGAGCACATGGGTGAGTGCGATCACGACGCCGGTCATGGTGAAGACCAGCCGCACCGGTTCCGACGTGATGTGCAATGCCTGCAACGCGCCATTGAGCACGCCGTTGTTGCCGAGCAGGATCTGCCAGCCCAGGGTGCGCACCACCACCGAGATCAACAGCGGCCCGAGTACGATCAGCAGGCAGATCGACTGCCAGGGGCGCTTCATGCGCGCCAGCACGATCGTTTCCGGCACGCCGAGGACGACGCTCAATGCGGTGACCGCGAGCGCGAGACCGGCGGTTCGGGCGAAGATCGTCGCGTAATAGGGGTCCGTCAGAACCGCCGCGTAATGCTTCAGGGTAAAGCCGGCCGTGGTGCCCTGGCTGCCGTCGAACACATGAAACGACAGCACCACGGTCAGCAGCAAGGGCACGAGCAGGAGCGCGCAGAACAGCAGCAGCGCCGGGGCCGACAGCAGCCAGGGGGCGGCGCCGGCGCGATCGGCGTCGGAACCGGCACCGGTATTGTGGCCGGGGGAGGGATTGGCGCGGGTGCTAGGACTGGCCATGAGCGGGCTCCCGTTCCAGCACGCGCAGATCGTCGTCCGCCCAGCGGATGCCGACGACATCGCCTTCCTCGGGTGGTGGCACGCCATTGTTGGGACGCGCCAGCGCGAAGGCGCCCAGCGGGGTGTCGACCTGCAGTAGCCACTGGTTGCCGACGAAGACGCGGGTGACGATGCGCCCCCGGGTGCGTGCCGCCTGTGCTGCGAGTCCGTTGTTCGCGTCGTTCGCGAGGTGCACCTTCTCCGGGCGGATATAGACGGTGACGGCACCCTGCACCCGGCGCCCTTCGTGCGGCACGGCCAGCAGCGTCCCCTCGTGATCGAGCGTGACTTCCGCGCAGCGCGCGTTGCGGCGCAGCACGGTGCCGGCGAGCGTGTTGGTCTTGCCGAGAAAGGTCGACGCGAACGGCGTGCGCGGCCGCTCGTAGGCTTCGAACGGCGTGCTGAGCTGGGCGATCGTGCCGCGGTGCATCACGGCGATGCGGTCGCTCATGGTCATCGCTTCCACCTGGTCGTGGGTGACGAGGATCGTGGTGATGCCCAGGCGGCGCTGGATCGCGCGCAATTCGATATGCATCTCCTCGCGCAGTTTCGCATCGAGGTTCGACATGGGTTCGTCGAGCAGCAGCAATTCGGGCCGCATCGCCAATGCCCGGGCGATCGCCACGCGCTGGCGCTGGCCGCCCGACAGTTCCTTCGGATAGCGCCCGCCCAGGCCGCCCAGCCGCACCAGATCGAGCGCCTCGGCGACGCGATCGGCGCGCTGCGCGCGTTTCACCTTCTGCATTTCCAGACCGAACCCGACGTTGCCGTCGACCGTCATGTGCGGAAACAGCGCATAGCTCTGGAACACCACGCCCATGCCGCGTTTCTCGGGCCGTTCCTGCGTGATGTCGCGCCCGTCGAGCAGGATGCGGCCGGTCGTGGGCGCGACGAAGCCGGCGATCATCTGCAGGGTGGTGGTCTTGCCGCAGCCGGACGGCCCGAGCAGCGACAGAAACTCGCCGCGCTCGACGTCCAGGTCGATCTGCTCGATGGCGGTGAAGTCGCCATAGCGCTTGGAGATTCCCTTGAGTGTCAGGAATGTCATGTGCGTCGCCTCATCGGGACTGCTTCATCGGGACTGCTTCATCGGGACTGCTTCAGCGGGTTCGCTTCGTCGAAATCATGCGTGCGATCACCGCTCGACGGTGCGGTTCCAGCGCTCGGTCCATTCCTGACGGTGCTGGTTGATCGTCGTCCAGTCGACGCCGATCAACTTGGCGACCTGTTCCGGGCCGTACGGCACGCGCGCGGCGATCTCGGGCGGGAGCTTGACGGTCTTGTTCACCGGACCCAGGCCGCTTGCCTGCGCTTCGAGCACCTGGACCTCCGGACTCAGCAGATACTGGATGAATTGCTGCGACAGCGCCGGTTGCGCGTTCTCCACCACCGGGCAGGCGGCCACCTGCAGCGCGACGCCGCCTTCCTTTGGATAAAAGAACTTCAGCGGAAAGCCGGTGTTCTGCAGCGCGACGGCGCGTCCGCTGCCGTACGGCGCGATGATCACGTCGCCGCTTTGCATCAGGCTGTCCATCTCGCCCGGCGTCGATGGCCAGGACAGCACGTTCGGCGCCACCTGCCTGGTCATCGCCGTGAAGCCCGGATCGATGTTTTTCTCGCCGCCGCCGTTCATGCGTGCGAGCATCACGAGCGCATGCAGGCCGTAGGTGTTGGTGATCGGCGGCATGCCGAGCTTGCCCTTGATGCGCGGGTCCGCGAGCGCCTGCCACGAGTCGGGCGCGGGCAGACCCATTTTCTTGAAGGCGTCCGCGTTGTAGCCGATGCCGGTCGCGACCATGCCGACGCCGACGGCGGTCGGTCCCAGGCGTGCCAGCGGATACAGATCCTTCATCACCGGCGCCTCGTCGACCTTCGCGCACAGGCCCATCTGCATCGCCTGATACATCGGACCGTCGTCCATGACCGCGACGTTGATCTGTTCGTGACCCTTTTGCGCCTGGAGCTTCGCCAGCGTATCGCTCGAATTGCCGGCGACGTAGACGATCTTCACGGCATGCGCCTTTTCGAAGACCGGGATGATCTTCTGGCGGAACAACTGCTCGCTCGACCCGCCGACATTCGCCACGTAGAGCGTCGCCTCGGCGTGCGCAAACGTCGGCCCAAGCAGCGCGCCCGCGCAGGCAAGCGCGGCGAGCAGCGGACGCAGCGCCGTATGCGGTGACCGCGGCGATGACCGCGGCGAGGAACCCACAAGGGATGACGCGCGACGGGTCTGCCGAGATGCTTTCATGAACGGAATTCTCCAGACGATGCCGGTTCGGGTTGGACGGGTGGGGCTTTCGAGGAAAGTGTGGCTTTTGCGATGCATATCGTCCAATACGAATAAAATAGCAATCGATACCGCAGTGATATGGGTTGGAACCAGGGGGTGGGAACCGCGGTGACGAAGTGCGCCGATTGAACAGCGGGGTCCAGCGAGAGACGGCAGCGATGAATCTGAAACACATAGAAGCGTTTCGTGCGGTGATGGTGGCGGGATCGATGACGGCGGCCGCGCGGGAGTTGTTCACGTCCCAGCCGAACGTCAGCCGCCTGATCACGCAGCTCGAGCGCGACACCGGCTTGCTGCTGTTTCAGCGCAGCGGCGTGCGGCTGATTCCCACCAGCGAGGGCAACGCGTTTTTCCGGGAAGTGGAGCGGGCCTTCGTGGGGCTGCAGGGGCTGGCGTCGGCGGCCGAGCAGATCCGCAACCTCGGCAGCGGCCGCCTGCGGATCGCGGCGATGCCGTCGGCCGGGATGACGCTGGTGCCGCACGCGATCAAGCGTTTTCAGGATACCCACCCGGGGGTGACGGTGTCGCTGCACGTCAACGCGTCGGGGACGGTCAACCACTGGACGGCGTCGCAGTTCTGCGATCTCGGGCTGGCGGTGTACACCAGCGAGACGTCGGCATGCGACGTCGAACTGCTGGCGCAATCTCCCGCGGTCTGCGTGCTGCCGGCCACGCACCGGCTCGCGAAACGCGCGTGGTTGAAGCCGCAGGACTTCGCCGGCGAGCGTTTCGTGTCGCTGTGCAACGGCGACGGCACGCGGGCGTTGATGGACGACGTCTTCGCGCGTGCCGGAGTGGAGCGGGTGCTGGCGATCGAGGCGCAATACACGGCGATCTGTTGCGAGATGGTGCGCTGCGGGATGGGGATGACGTTGTCGCATCCGATCGTCGCGCGCGATTTCGCCGGCCCGGATATCGCGATCCGGCCATTCCGGCCGTCGATCCTGTTTCCGATCTATCTGCTGTTCCCTCCGCACCAGCCGCGTACCCGGTTGAGCGTCGAATTCGTCGATCTGCTGCGCGACGAGCACGATGCGGCATTGCGCCAACTCGAAGGTTTGTTGCGGCCGGCGGGGGCCGGCGGCCGCTGAGCGCGCGCCTCCGGTTTGCCTGTCGGCGCCCTGCGCGGGGCGCCGCACAGGGCCGGGGTCAGGCGTCGCCCAGCGTGCGTTTCAGGGCCGCGAAGAACAGTTCGCCCTGCAGGCGTTCGCCATGCATCTCGGCCGCGACGCGCGCGGCGAGTTCGGGCGGGTTCGACCGCACTTCCAGGCCGGTGGAGCGCGCCAGCACTTCCGCGGCGCACGCGCGCTCGAGAAAATACAGATCGTCGTAGGTGTGATCGAGGCGATCGCCGCAGACCACCACGCCATGGCTGCCCAGAAAAACGATATCGGCACCGTGCATGGCGCGGGCGATGCGCTCGCCCTCGGCCGCATCGAGCGCCAGGCCGTTGTAGGTGTCATCGATCGCGATGCGTCCGTGAAACCGCATCGCGTTCTGCGACAGCGTCGTGTCGGGTCCGCGCTGCCGCGTCAGGGTCAGCGCCGTCGCGTATGGCATATGGGTATGCATCACGCAGGCCTTGCCGGCGAGCCGATGGATGCCCGCATGGATGAACATCGCCGTGCTTTCGACCGGATGACGGCCGTAGCGCTTCGCGCCGTGCGCATCCACCAGCACGATGTCGTCGCCACGCACTTCGTGCCACATCAAACCGCGCGGGTTCAGCAGGAAAAGATCGGGATGGTCGGGCAGCGCGACGCTGAAATGATTGCAGACCCCCTCGCCCAGCCCATGGTGCGCGGCGGCGCGCAGCGCGAAGGCGAGATCGTGACGCAGGGCGGCAACCGGTGCGGCGTCGAAAAGGGCGAGAGCAGCATCGGGATGCATCCCATTCTCCGTGGTGTCGTGGGTCCGAGGGGGTAAGGCGAAAGAACGATGAAAGCCGCACGCGCGCACGCATTGGGGCGGCGCCATCTTAACATTCCTCACAAACCGTTACACGAAGGCCGCCACGAATGACGCGGGAAGCGGTTTAATGAGATGTCGATTCCCCGATCCGGCATCATGCGACTTCCGATCTCCAAGCGGTTTTCCGGCATCCTGTACATCGTCGCATCCCTGCATGCGTGCCGGCGTTCACGCCACCGTCTGCATCGTCCGCGAATGCTGACGGGCCTGGCGGTCCTGCTCGTCGCATCGCTGTGCGCGACGGCGTCCGCACGCAGTTTGCCCGATGGCCAGGCGGCGCGTTCCGGCGGGAGCGCGGCGGCGGGGGCGAGCACCGGAGCCGACGCCGCGCGTGCGGCGAATACCGATGACGGCCGCATCATGAACGGCGACGACACGCGGTTTCTGCTCACGCGCACCGGATTCGCCCCCGACCGTCAGGAAGTCGCGAACGACATTGGCCTCACACGCGCCCAGGCCGTCGACCGGTTGCTGGCGGCCGGCCGCACCACGGCCTTCACGCCGCCGCCGGACTGGGCGTTTGCCTCGTTGCCGCTTCCGCAGGACAGACAACGCGATACTCCCGAGCAACGTCGCGCCGAGCAGCGCCTGCGGGGTCAGCGCTATGCCCAGGCACGTGCGTGGTGGGCGGGAGAGATGGCGCTCACGCCCTCCCCGCTGACGGAGCGCATGACGCTTTTCTGGCACAACCATTTCGTCTCCGGTCAGGACAAGGTGCCCTGGCCGCAACTCATGCTGGCGCAAAACGCACTGTTGCGGCGCGAGGCGCTGGGCAATTTCGGCGCGATGCTGCACGACGTCGCGCGCGACCCGGCGATGCTGCGTTATCTCGACGGCGCCAGCAACCGCAAGGGCCATCCGAACGAAAACTTCGCCCGCGAGGTGATGGAATTGTTCACCCTGGGCGAAGGGCATTACACGCAGCAGGACGTGGCCGAATCCGCGCGCGCCTACACCGGCTGGAGTCTCGACGCGCAGCAACGTTACGTCTGGAAGCCTGCGCTGCACGACGCGGGCATCAAGACCGTGCTGGGGCGTACCGGCGCATTCGACGGCGACCAGATGCTCGACGTGCTGCTCGACCGGCCCGAAACGGCCCGTTTCGTCACGGCGAAGTTATGGCGGGAGTTCATTTCCGATACGCCGGACCCGGTGCAGGTGGCGCGCATCGCCGATGGGTTCCGGGCATCGCACTACGACATCCGCACCGTTCTGCGCGCGATTTTCCTGTCCGACGATTTCTGGGCACAGGAAGGGCAGGCCACGCTGGCCCGTTCGCCGGTGAGTTTCGTGATCGGCACGATCAGGGCGTTCGACGTCCGTTACGACACCCCGCAGTTGCTTGCCGACACGATCCGCGGGCTGGGCGAGGATCTGTTCGAGCCGCCCAACGTCAAGGGCTGGCCGGGCGGTCAGGCCTGGATCAACAGTTCGACGCTGCTTGCGCGCGAGCGGTTCGTGGCGCTGCTGTTTCGGTCCTCGGGTACGGGCAGGCCGACGCTGCCGCGTGCGGCCATGGCCGGCACGGGCGGGCTGCATTTCGATCCCGCCGTCTGGCTCGCCGCCTATGGCGCGTCGCCCACGGCGGTGCCCGACGCGGTGGTACGCCGGCGCATGATCCGCGCGGTGCTGCCCACCCATCCGATCGAACCCGTCGAGGACGACGGAACCGGCAGCGCGTTCCTGCAGGGCTTGCTGGCGGACCCGGTGTATCAACTCGAATGACGGCCGCCGCGCGCGCCGCGCCTGGCTTACTCAGGAATCTCGACCATGAAACGACGTGATGTGCTTCTGACGTGCGCGGCGGCGCTGGGTGTGGGCTGGGCGGGGACGGGTTGGGCCGCGCGGACGGCCCTGGCGACAGGGGCCGGCCTGGCACCGCGTTACGACCGTCTGCTGATTCTGATCGAGCTCAAGGGCGGCAATGACGGCCTCAACACCGTCATTCCGTATGCCGATCCCGCCTACGCGCGCCTGCGTCCCACCATCGGCATCGCCCGCGACGCGGTCATTTCGCTGGACGAGCGCACGGGACTGCATCCGGCGATGCGCGCCTTGCTGCCGCTGTGGGAGGACCGACAGCTCGCGATCGTGCAGGGCGTCAGCTATCCTTCCCCCAATCTTTCGCATTTCCGGTCGATCGAAATCTGGGATACCGCCTCGGCCGCGGACGAGTATCTGCGCGCCGGGTGGTTGTCGCGCGCGTTCGCGCAGCAGCCGGTGCCACCGGGTTTCGCGGCCGACGCGGTGGTGATCGGCAGCGCCGAGATGGGGCCGCTTGGCAACGGCGCGCGCGCGATCGCGCTCGTCAATCCGGCGCAGTTCATGCGCGATGCGCATTTGACGCGGCTGGTGAACACGCACGGCGACAACCCGGAGATGGCGCATATTCTCGACGTGCAGCGCGACATCACGCGGGCGGCGGACCGACTGCGCCCCAGCGGCGCGCAACGTATCCTGAAAACGGGCTTTCCCGCCGGCCAGTTCGGCAACGCGGTCAAAACGGCGATGCAGGTCGTCGCCGCCACCGATGAGGGTGCCGCCGGACAGCCGCCGGGCGCAAGCGCCGGCGTTCCGGTGCTCAAAATCACCCTCAACGGTTTCGATACCCACCACGATCAACCGGGGCAGCAGGAAGCCTTGCTGCGCCAGTTCGCCGAAGGCATGGCGGCGATGCGCGGTGCGCTGGTCGAAATGAACCGGTGGGATTCGACCCTCGTCATGACCTATGCGGAGTTCGGACGGCGCGCGCGCGAAAACGACAGCCGCGGCACCGATCACGGCACCGTCGCACCGCATTTCGTGGCTGGCGGCGCGGTGGCGGGCGGTCTTTACGGCATGCCTCCCGCGCTGAGCCAACTGGATGGCAACGGCAATCTGCCGACAGGCGTCGATTTCCGCTCGCTCTACGCCACCGTCCTCGACCACTGGTGGGGCGTGGACGCGCGACGCGTCCTGAATCAGCGGTTCCCGACGCTGCCCCTGTTGCGGGTGTGAGACCGGCGAGTCGTCACGCAAGGTCGCGGTGCATCACACCTTCCTTTTCCCACGATGCGCCGAATGCCTCGGGATGGGCGCGTAGCCCTTCCGGACGGAGCCTGCGAAAGTCGTCGGCATCCCCGGCATTCAGGCGCCGCAGGATAGGAGACGGTTGAGTCTGGTTCACGAGGCGATCCGTGTCCGAAAGCCGCCAGACGGTTCCGGAAAGACGCATGACCGCGCCGGGTGCAGGCTATCTCATATATAAAAATTATCAATTATCCGAGATCGATAGTATCGAATATGATGCCTTCATCGACACTTTCACGGAAGACCATCATGACGCCATTTCCCGCTTATCTCGGTTCCTCGGCCATTGGCACTGCCGGTCCGCGGCGCTGGTCATTGCTGCGCGGCATGGTGACGCGGGGCCTCTCGCGGCTGGCACTGGCGCTCTGAAGCGTCGCGCACCGCCCGGACGGATAATGAGAGGCTGATCGCCAGGTCGGTCGAAATCGGCGGCGCCTTCGGTGGCGGTCCGCACCCGCGCCGCGCCTTGGCGCATGATTCCGGCAGCCTCCGGCATGCGCACCCCGGCGTTCAACCGGAATGCGTGGCGTCAGACGGTCATTTGGAGAACGGCATGGCGAACTCGGCGCCCTTGCCGATGCTCTCCGGCCAGCGCTGCAGGATCGACTTTTGTTTCGTGTAAAAGCGGACGCCTTCCTCGCCGTAGGCATGCATGTCGCCGAACAGGCTGCGTTTCCAACCGCCGAAACCGTGCCATGCCATGGGAACCGGAATGGGCACGTTGATGCCCACCATGCCTACCTGGATCTGCCGCCCGAATTCCCGAGCGACATTGCCGTCGCGGGTATAGCACGCGACGCCGTTGCCGAACTCGTGACGGTTGACGAGTTCCACCGCCTCGGCGAAATCCCTGACGCGCACGCACGCCAGAACCGGGCCGAAAATCTCCTCTTTATAAATCCGCATTTCCGGCGTGACATGGTCGAACAGCGTGCCGCCGGTGAAGAAACCGCCTTCGCGGCCCGCCACCTTCAGTCCGCGGCCATCGACGACAAGCTGCGCACCTTCTTCCACGCCGATTCCGATATATCCCTCGATGCGTTCGAGGGCCTGTCCGGTCACCACGGGTCCCATTTCCGCGTCGGGTTCCATGCCGTCCTTGATCACCAGCTGGCGCGCGCGTTCCGCAAGACGCGGAACGATCTGGTCGGCAACGTCGCCGACCAGGACCGCCACCGAGATCGCCATGCAGCGTTCTCCGGCCGACCCATAGCCGGCACCGATCAAGCCGTCGATCGCCTGGTCCAGGTCGGCATCGGGCATCACGACCATATGATTCTTCGCGCCGCCCAAGGCTTGCACGCGCTTGCCGTTCCTGGCTCCGGTTTCGTAGATATAGTTCGCGATCGGCGTCGAGCCGACGAAACTCACCGCCTGCACATCGGGGTGTTGCAGGAGGGCGTCGACCACCGTTTTATCGCCCTGCACGACATTGAAGACGCCGTCGGGGAGGCCGGCTTCCCTGAGCAATCGCGCCATGAAAATTCCGGCGGACGGGTCGCGCTCGCTGGGCTTCAGAATGAAGGTGTTGCCGGCGGCGATGGCTACCGGATACATCCAGCACGGTACCATGCAGGGAAAATTGAACGGCGTGATGCCGGCGACCACGCCAAGGGGCTGGCGGACCGTCCAGTTGTCCATTCCGGTGGAGACTTGCTCGGTGTAGTCGCCCTTCAACAGCTGCGGGATGCCGCATGCGAACTCGATGACGTCGATGCCGCGGGCCACCTCGCCCTGCGCGTCGGAAAATACCTTGCCGTGTTCCGCCGTGATGATGGCGGCCAATTCGTCCTTGTGCCGGTTCATCAACTCGAGGAATGCGAACATGACACGCGCGCGGCGGATGGGCGGTACGTTGGCCCACTTCGGGAAAGCCGCTTTCGCGGCCGCGACGGCAGCCTCGACGTCGGCGATCTCGCCAAGCAAAAGTCGACGCGGTGATTGGCCCGTCGCGGGATTGAAGACAGGTTGCGTCCGCGAGCCTGAACCACGCACCTCGGCGCCGCCGATGAAATGCATGACATCGGACGTTTCTTGATAACTTTGCACGTGACACCTCGCCGGTTGACTGTTCGGTAGGGGTAGTCTATGGCGGAAGAACCGCACCGGAAAGCGGTGCTTTCAAAACTAATTGTTTTCCCTGGTGAACAATTGCATGAATGAGATCCGCAGCGTCGAAGGTTTATGGTTCCATCTCCACTGGCTCGTCGTACTCAGCGAGCAGGGATCATATACGCGGGCTGCCGCGCGGTTGAATGTCAGCAAAGCTGCCATGAGCCAGAAAA
The sequence above is a segment of the Robbsia betulipollinis genome. Coding sequences within it:
- a CDS encoding ABC transporter permease; the protein is MASPSTRANPSPGHNTGAGSDADRAGAAPWLLSAPALLLFCALLLVPLLLTVVLSFHVFDGSQGTTAGFTLKHYAAVLTDPYYATIFARTAGLALAVTALSVVLGVPETIVLARMKRPWQSICLLIVLGPLLISVVVRTLGWQILLGNNGVLNGALQALHITSEPVRLVFTMTGVVIALTHVLVPFMVMSVWATLQKLDPQVEWAGMSLGGSPLRVLWRVVLPQILPGVLSGSIIVFALSASAFATPALIGGRRLKVVATAAYDEFLGTLNWPLGATIAVLLLIANVAIVMGCSRLAERRFKHIFE
- a CDS encoding ABC transporter ATP-binding protein — protein: MTFLTLKGISKRYGDFTAIEQIDLDVERGEFLSLLGPSGCGKTTTLQMIAGFVAPTTGRILLDGRDITQERPEKRGMGVVFQSYALFPHMTVDGNVGFGLEMQKVKRAQRADRVAEALDLVRLGGLGGRYPKELSGGQRQRVAIARALAMRPELLLLDEPMSNLDAKLREEMHIELRAIQRRLGITTILVTHDQVEAMTMSDRIAVMHRGTIAQLSTPFEAYERPRTPFASTFLGKTNTLAGTVLRRNARCAEVTLDHEGTLLAVPHEGRRVQGAVTVYIRPEKVHLANDANNGLAAQAARTRGRIVTRVFVGNQWLLQVDTPLGAFALARPNNGVPPPEEGDVVGIRWADDDLRVLEREPAHGQS
- a CDS encoding ABC transporter substrate-binding protein, with amino-acid sequence MKASRQTRRASSLVGSSPRSSPRSPHTALRPLLAALACAGALLGPTFAHAEATLYVANVGGSSEQLFRQKIIPVFEKAHAVKIVYVAGNSSDTLAKLQAQKGHEQINVAVMDDGPMYQAMQMGLCAKVDEAPVMKDLYPLARLGPTAVGVGMVATGIGYNADAFKKMGLPAPDSWQALADPRIKGKLGMPPITNTYGLHALVMLARMNGGGEKNIDPGFTAMTRQVAPNVLSWPSTPGEMDSLMQSGDVIIAPYGSGRAVALQNTGFPLKFFYPKEGGVALQVAACPVVENAQPALSQQFIQYLLSPEVQVLEAQASGLGPVNKTVKLPPEIAARVPYGPEQVAKLIGVDWTTINQHRQEWTERWNRTVER
- a CDS encoding LysR substrate-binding domain-containing protein, with amino-acid sequence MNLKHIEAFRAVMVAGSMTAAARELFTSQPNVSRLITQLERDTGLLLFQRSGVRLIPTSEGNAFFREVERAFVGLQGLASAAEQIRNLGSGRLRIAAMPSAGMTLVPHAIKRFQDTHPGVTVSLHVNASGTVNHWTASQFCDLGLAVYTSETSACDVELLAQSPAVCVLPATHRLAKRAWLKPQDFAGERFVSLCNGDGTRALMDDVFARAGVERVLAIEAQYTAICCEMVRCGMGMTLSHPIVARDFAGPDIAIRPFRPSILFPIYLLFPPHQPRTRLSVEFVDLLRDEHDAALRQLEGLLRPAGAGGR
- a CDS encoding aldolase produces the protein MHPDAALALFDAAPVAALRHDLAFALRAAAHHGLGEGVCNHFSVALPDHPDLFLLNPRGLMWHEVRGDDIVLVDAHGAKRYGRHPVESTAMFIHAGIHRLAGKACVMHTHMPYATALTLTRQRGPDTTLSQNAMRFHGRIAIDDTYNGLALDAAEGERIARAMHGADIVFLGSHGVVVCGDRLDHTYDDLYFLERACAAEVLARSTGLEVRSNPPELAARVAAEMHGERLQGELFFAALKRTLGDA
- a CDS encoding DUF1800 domain-containing protein; this encodes MNGDDTRFLLTRTGFAPDRQEVANDIGLTRAQAVDRLLAAGRTTAFTPPPDWAFASLPLPQDRQRDTPEQRRAEQRLRGQRYAQARAWWAGEMALTPSPLTERMTLFWHNHFVSGQDKVPWPQLMLAQNALLRREALGNFGAMLHDVARDPAMLRYLDGASNRKGHPNENFAREVMELFTLGEGHYTQQDVAESARAYTGWSLDAQQRYVWKPALHDAGIKTVLGRTGAFDGDQMLDVLLDRPETARFVTAKLWREFISDTPDPVQVARIADGFRASHYDIRTVLRAIFLSDDFWAQEGQATLARSPVSFVIGTIRAFDVRYDTPQLLADTIRGLGEDLFEPPNVKGWPGGQAWINSSTLLARERFVALLFRSSGTGRPTLPRAAMAGTGGLHFDPAVWLAAYGASPTAVPDAVVRRRMIRAVLPTHPIEPVEDDGTGSAFLQGLLADPVYQLE
- a CDS encoding DUF1501 domain-containing protein translates to MKRRDVLLTCAAALGVGWAGTGWAARTALATGAGLAPRYDRLLILIELKGGNDGLNTVIPYADPAYARLRPTIGIARDAVISLDERTGLHPAMRALLPLWEDRQLAIVQGVSYPSPNLSHFRSIEIWDTASAADEYLRAGWLSRAFAQQPVPPGFAADAVVIGSAEMGPLGNGARAIALVNPAQFMRDAHLTRLVNTHGDNPEMAHILDVQRDITRAADRLRPSGAQRILKTGFPAGQFGNAVKTAMQVVAATDEGAAGQPPGASAGVPVLKITLNGFDTHHDQPGQQEALLRQFAEGMAAMRGALVEMNRWDSTLVMTYAEFGRRARENDSRGTDHGTVAPHFVAGGAVAGGLYGMPPALSQLDGNGNLPTGVDFRSLYATVLDHWWGVDARRVLNQRFPTLPLLRV
- a CDS encoding CoA-acylating methylmalonate-semialdehyde dehydrogenase, producing the protein MHFIGGAEVRGSGSRTQPVFNPATGQSPRRLLLGEIADVEAAVAAAKAAFPKWANVPPIRRARVMFAFLELMNRHKDELAAIITAEHGKVFSDAQGEVARGIDVIEFACGIPQLLKGDYTEQVSTGMDNWTVRQPLGVVAGITPFNFPCMVPCWMYPVAIAAGNTFILKPSERDPSAGIFMARLLREAGLPDGVFNVVQGDKTVVDALLQHPDVQAVSFVGSTPIANYIYETGARNGKRVQALGGAKNHMVVMPDADLDQAIDGLIGAGYGSAGERCMAISVAVLVGDVADQIVPRLAERARQLVIKDGMEPDAEMGPVVTGQALERIEGYIGIGVEEGAQLVVDGRGLKVAGREGGFFTGGTLFDHVTPEMRIYKEEIFGPVLACVRVRDFAEAVELVNRHEFGNGVACYTRDGNVAREFGRQIQVGMVGINVPIPVPMAWHGFGGWKRSLFGDMHAYGEEGVRFYTKQKSILQRWPESIGKGAEFAMPFSK